From one Mycolicibacterium sp. HK-90 genomic stretch:
- a CDS encoding amidohydrolase family protein — MPDGELADIFEGVDAQVPEALADHLRTVTLIDHHVHGAFDQPVDRAGFEASINEASTDPVPDFMTQFDSPLGLSIRRWCAPLLGLPAHADAGEYWDRRSRLSPAELTALLLPRARVHRWIVDTGFHGDRLTTPARLTELSGRPSSEILRLERLTEHLLASGTGADEFPDAFRAALHEAADGVVGTKTIAAYRTSFDIDWSRPADAAVVEHARELSARPTIRADSPVLIAFGVHTAADLGLPLQVHVGFGDRDLDLHRTDPMLLLPLLRTMSPVPVLLLHCYPFHRQAGYLAQAFDHVHFDVGLGINHLGTRSTALVAEALETAPFAKQLYSSDAFGPPELHLLGSVLWRRAMGLVLGGWVRAGDCSERDAIRIVDLIGARNAERVYGL; from the coding sequence ATGCCCGATGGCGAGCTCGCCGACATCTTCGAGGGTGTCGACGCCCAGGTTCCCGAGGCGCTCGCCGACCACCTGCGCACGGTCACGCTGATCGACCACCACGTGCACGGCGCCTTCGATCAGCCGGTCGACCGGGCCGGATTCGAAGCCTCGATCAACGAAGCGTCGACCGATCCGGTCCCGGACTTCATGACGCAGTTCGACTCGCCGCTGGGCCTGTCCATCCGGCGTTGGTGCGCCCCGCTGCTCGGGCTGCCCGCGCACGCCGACGCCGGCGAATACTGGGACCGGCGCAGCCGGCTCAGCCCGGCCGAGCTGACCGCACTGCTGCTGCCGCGGGCCCGCGTGCACCGCTGGATCGTCGACACCGGCTTCCACGGCGACCGGCTGACCACCCCGGCGCGGCTCACCGAGCTCAGCGGCCGGCCGTCATCGGAGATCCTGCGCCTGGAGCGCCTGACCGAACACCTTCTCGCATCCGGCACCGGGGCCGACGAGTTTCCCGATGCGTTCCGCGCCGCGCTGCACGAGGCCGCCGACGGGGTGGTGGGCACCAAGACCATCGCGGCCTATCGCACCTCGTTCGACATCGACTGGTCACGGCCCGCCGATGCGGCGGTGGTCGAGCACGCCCGCGAGCTGTCGGCCCGGCCGACCATCCGCGCCGACAGCCCGGTGCTGATCGCGTTCGGGGTGCACACGGCCGCAGACCTGGGCCTGCCCCTGCAGGTGCACGTCGGGTTCGGCGACCGCGATCTGGATCTGCACCGCACCGATCCGATGCTGCTGCTCCCGCTGCTCCGCACGATGTCGCCGGTGCCGGTGCTGCTGTTGCACTGCTATCCGTTCCACCGGCAGGCGGGCTACCTGGCCCAGGCCTTCGACCACGTGCACTTCGATGTGGGCCTCGGCATCAACCACCTCGGGACGCGGTCGACCGCGCTGGTCGCCGAGGCACTGGAAACCGCACCCTTCGCCAAACAGCTCTACTCGTCGGACGCCTTCGGCCCGCCCGAACTGCACCTGCTCGGTTCGGTGCTGTGGCGGCGCGCGATGGGGCTCGTACTCGGTGGCTGGGTACGCGCCGGCGACTGCAGTGAACGCGACGCGATCCGGATCGTCGACCTCATCGGGGCCCGCAACGCCGAACGGGTGTACGGGCTGTGA